Proteins encoded in a region of the Phalacrocorax carbo chromosome 17, bPhaCar2.1, whole genome shotgun sequence genome:
- the KIF12 gene encoding kinesin-like protein KIF12 isoform X1 — translation MEPEGERGWEPRPGARPKTVPRGQERPPRGSAGTGGPREPGAAVGPSALAPGVPAGTSPGWGAPTTPPPSVPQRSPGEEREGPVAGRETRLRVVLRVRPLTCREARRGDRPVVHSLGDGTVHVSAARHDATFGFSAVFDAGASQEAVFEGSGMRQLVELAIDGFSCTVFAFGQTGSGKTYTLMGPPTQSETQPAAPGMLGLMQRSFACLLEQSRSRGSDLALSASYLEIYNEQVSACLAAQPGPAGTLCLRSPTASPPPYSQVRDLLSPGPPCSLPLRWSKTRGFYVENQLSVDFESLEAISDLLQQGSQRRRTSAHTLNRHSSRSHALLTIHVCSRAPSACPSKQGMLCFVDLAGSERVKETGSSGELSVEANNINRSLLALGHCISLLAKPRGKRMHIPYRDSKLTRLLARSLGGSGITLMVACISPSSRCLSETLSTLHYASRARRVTTRPLVNRVSREKLLQTLEEEIHALQLENLSLRQQLCLPRVPMRSTEVPGTPPRVGAWPGWGGRYGPTGLCRSPLEGQLPSEGAPAWPSLYSLLRDFVVENEQLRQPWLSPDPSGDIPAGPSCRATCSSCHGQPPLQSARAPRVPPGHPTRLRQPDVTPTSGPRLPVSMGGPWLRGCPHVGPCPRQGEDAQTTHPLLPPLAEAASCLWPPQLPRVPPVLPRAGRCHRAPGTALGFSPEGGGTAWHSSLTALLTPRRCQGPPHRSRSPPREAPAFCHLARRTRLCLAPTSSPGTPSHSRGSGECRGWRLPPPGISCSSAGLSGGWRGAGSGFVHVSSRQEPGQEHELISTAPTPPGAARPRALSQSRGKGHPFGTTMAGIAGAESSCRRRPSPPVGRGTGLAGGADLSGCSHSCAEDGASSGDLAQPTHSYTREDKHSPRGHRDLGLRAPHRPQDGWTDRWTGLSSLHGTHSLFLPS, via the exons GGACCGCGCGAGCCCGGCGCGGCCGTGGGCCCCTCTGCCCTGGCCCCTGGGGTCCCTGCGGGCACGTCCCCCGGCTGGGGagcacccaccaccccaccGCCCTCTGTTCCCCAAAGGAGTCCCGGAGAGGAGCGGGAGGGCCCCGTGGCGGGCAGAGAGACGCGCCTGAGAGTGGTGCTGAG GGTGCGGCCACTGACCTGCAGGGAGGCGCGGCGAGGAGACCGGCCGGTTGTGCACAGCCTTGGCGACGGCACCGTCCAC GTGAGCGCGGCCAGGCACGATGCCACCTTCGGGTTCAGCGCCGTGTTCGACGCGGGAGCCTCGCAGGAGGCCGTGTTCGAGGGCAGCGGGATGAGGCAGCTGGTGGAGCTGGCGATAGACGG CTTCTCCTGCACCGTCTTTGCCTTCGGGCAGACCGGCTCAGGGAAGACCTACACCCTGAtgggaccccccacccag AGCGAGACCCAGCCGGCGgccccagggatgctggggcTGATGCAGAGGTCCTTCGCCTGCCTCCTGGAGCAGAGCCGGAGCCGCGGCTCTGACCTGGCTCTCAGTGCCTCCTACCTGGAGATCTATAACGAGCAGGTAAGCgcctgcctggctgctcagCCAGGCCCTGCTGGCACCCTATGCCTCCGCTCCCCCACTGCCTCCCCTCCGCCGTACTCCCAGGTCCGGGACCTGCTGAGCCCGGGACCACCGTGCTCCCTGCCCCTGCGGTGGAGCAAAACCCGTGGCTTCTACGTGGAGAACCAGCTCAGTGTGGACTTTGAGAGCCTGGAGGCCATCAGTGACCTGCTCCAGCAAG GATCGCAGAGGCGACGGACCTCAGCGCACACCCTCAACAGGCACTCGAGCCGCAGCCACGCTCTTCTGACCATCCACGTCTGCAGCCGGGCT CCCAGTGCCTGCCCCAGCAAGCAGGGCATGCTGTGCTTCGTGGACCTGGCCGGCAGTGAGCGGGTGAAGGAGACCGGCTCCAGCGGGGAGCTCTCCGTGGAGGCCAACAACATCAACCGCAGCCTCCTGGCACTGG GACACTGCATCTCTCTGTTGGCCAAACCCCGAGGGAAGCGGATGCATATCCCCTACCGGGACAGCAAGCTCACCCGCCTGCTGGCCCGCTCCCTGGGCGGCTCAGGCATCACCCTCATG GTCGCCTGCATCTCCCCATCCTCGCGCTGCCTCTCGGAGACACTGAGCACGCTGCACTACGCCAGCCGGGCCCGGAGGGTCACCACCAGGCCCCTGGTCAACAGG GTGTCCCGGGAAAAGCTGCTGCAAACCTTGGAGGAAGAAATCCATGCCctgcagctggaaaacctcTCCCTGCGCCAGCAGCTGTGCCTGCCCAGGGTACCGATGAGGAGCACAGAGGTCCCAGGGACCCCGCCAAGGGTGGGGGCATGGCCGGGCTGGGGAGGCAGGTATGGCCCCACAGGGCTGTGTCGCTCCCCTCTTGAAGGGCAGCTCCCATCAGAGGGagccccagcctggcccagccTCTACAGCCTCCTGCGGGACTTTGTGGTGGAGAATGAGCAGCTGAG gcagccctggctgtcCCCAGACCCCAGCGGTGACATCCCAGCTGGCCCATCCTGCAGAGCCACCTGCAGCTCCTGTCACGGCCAGCCACCACTCCAGAGTGCCCGCGCCCCCCGTGTGCCCCCTGGCCACCCCACCAGGCTCCGGCAGCCCGACGTGACACCCACCTCTGGCCCCCGGCTGCCGGTGAGCATGGGGGGCCCTTGGCTCCGCGGGTGTCCTCATGTGGGGCCGTGCCCACGGCAGGGTGAGGATGCACAAACCACCCACCCGCTGCTACCCCCTCTTGCAgaagctgcctcctgcctctggCCGCCCCAGCTGCCCAGGgtgcccccagtgctgcccCGGGCTGGCCGATGCCACCGTGCCCCAGGTACGGCCCTGGGGTTCTCACCAGAGGGGGGTGGCACAGCGTGGCACAGCAGCCTCACTGCTCTGCTCACCCCCAGGCGCTGCCAGGGCCCCCCGCACCGCAGCCGGTCCCCGCCGAGGGAAGCGCCGGCGTTCTGCCACCTGGCCAGGAGGACACGGCTCTGCCTGGCTCCCACCAGCTCCCCGGGCAcccccagccacagcagggGAAGCGGTGAGTGCCGGGGCTGGAGGCTGCCCCCCCCAGGCatcagctgcagctcagctgggctTTCAGGGGGGTGGCGGGGTGCCGGGTCAGGGTTTGTTCATGTGTCCTCACGGCAGGAGCCGGGGCAGGAGCACGAACTCATCTCAACGGCGCCCACTCCCCCGGGAGCTGCCAGGCCCCGAGCGCTGTCCCAGTCCCGAGGGAAGGGTCATCCCTTCGGCACCACCATGGCCGGGATTGCCGGAGCCGAGAG CAGCTGCCGGCGCCGTCCCTCTCCTCCAGTGGGAAGAGGCACTGGACTGGCTGGCGGAGCAGATCTGAGCggctgcagccacagctgcGCCGAGGATGGGGCCAGCAGCGGGGACCTGGCACAGCCCACGCACAGCTATACCCGGGAGGACAAGCACAGCCCTCGGGGACACAGGGATCTCGGACTACGAGCACCGCACAGACCACaggatggatggacagacagatggacagGGCTCTCCAGCCTGCACGGCACTCACAGTTTATTTCTGCCTAGCTAG
- the KIF12 gene encoding kinesin-like protein KIF12 isoform X5 yields the protein MEPEGERGWEPRPGARPKTVPRGQERPPRGSAGTGGPREPGAAVGPSALAPGVPAGTSPGWGAPTTPPPSVPQRSPGEEREGPVAGRETRLRVVLRVRPLTCREARRGDRPVVHSLGDGTVHVSAARHDATFGFSAVFDAGASQEAVFEGSGMRQLVELAIDGFSCTVFAFGQTGSGKTYTLMGPPTQSETQPAAPGMLGLMQRSFACLLEQSRSRGSDLALSASYLEIYNEQVSACLAAQPGPAGTLCLRSPTASPPPYSQVRDLLSPGPPCSLPLRWSKTRGFYVENQLSVDFESLEAISDLLQQGSQRRRTSAHTLNRHSSRSHALLTIHVCSRAPSACPSKQGMLCFVDLAGSERVKETGSSGELSVEANNINRSLLALGHCISLLAKPRGKRMHIPYRDSKLTRLLARSLGGSGITLMVACISPSSRCLSETLSTLHYASRARRVTTRPLVNRVSREKLLQTLEEEIHALQLENLSLRQQLCLPRVPMRSTEVPGTPPRVGAWPGWGGRYGPTGLCRSPLEGQLPSEGAPAWPSLYSLLRDFVVENEQLRQPWLSPDPSGDIPAGPSCRATCSSCHGQPPLQSARAPRVPPGHPTRLRQPDVTPTSGPRLPVSMGGPWLRGCPHVGPCPRQGEDAQTTHPLLPPLAEAASCLWPPQLPRVPPVLPRAGRCHRAPGTALGFSPEGGGTAWHSSLTALLTPRRCQGPPHRSRSPPREAPAFCHLARRTRLCLAPTSSPGTPSHSRGSGAGAGARTHLNGAHSPGSCQAPSAVPVPREGSSLRHHHGRDCRSREQLPAPSLSSSGKRHWTGWRSRSERLQPQLRRGWGQQRGPGTAHAQLYPGGQAQPSGTQGSRTTSTAQTTGWMDRQMDRALQPARHSQFISA from the exons GGACCGCGCGAGCCCGGCGCGGCCGTGGGCCCCTCTGCCCTGGCCCCTGGGGTCCCTGCGGGCACGTCCCCCGGCTGGGGagcacccaccaccccaccGCCCTCTGTTCCCCAAAGGAGTCCCGGAGAGGAGCGGGAGGGCCCCGTGGCGGGCAGAGAGACGCGCCTGAGAGTGGTGCTGAG GGTGCGGCCACTGACCTGCAGGGAGGCGCGGCGAGGAGACCGGCCGGTTGTGCACAGCCTTGGCGACGGCACCGTCCAC GTGAGCGCGGCCAGGCACGATGCCACCTTCGGGTTCAGCGCCGTGTTCGACGCGGGAGCCTCGCAGGAGGCCGTGTTCGAGGGCAGCGGGATGAGGCAGCTGGTGGAGCTGGCGATAGACGG CTTCTCCTGCACCGTCTTTGCCTTCGGGCAGACCGGCTCAGGGAAGACCTACACCCTGAtgggaccccccacccag AGCGAGACCCAGCCGGCGgccccagggatgctggggcTGATGCAGAGGTCCTTCGCCTGCCTCCTGGAGCAGAGCCGGAGCCGCGGCTCTGACCTGGCTCTCAGTGCCTCCTACCTGGAGATCTATAACGAGCAGGTAAGCgcctgcctggctgctcagCCAGGCCCTGCTGGCACCCTATGCCTCCGCTCCCCCACTGCCTCCCCTCCGCCGTACTCCCAGGTCCGGGACCTGCTGAGCCCGGGACCACCGTGCTCCCTGCCCCTGCGGTGGAGCAAAACCCGTGGCTTCTACGTGGAGAACCAGCTCAGTGTGGACTTTGAGAGCCTGGAGGCCATCAGTGACCTGCTCCAGCAAG GATCGCAGAGGCGACGGACCTCAGCGCACACCCTCAACAGGCACTCGAGCCGCAGCCACGCTCTTCTGACCATCCACGTCTGCAGCCGGGCT CCCAGTGCCTGCCCCAGCAAGCAGGGCATGCTGTGCTTCGTGGACCTGGCCGGCAGTGAGCGGGTGAAGGAGACCGGCTCCAGCGGGGAGCTCTCCGTGGAGGCCAACAACATCAACCGCAGCCTCCTGGCACTGG GACACTGCATCTCTCTGTTGGCCAAACCCCGAGGGAAGCGGATGCATATCCCCTACCGGGACAGCAAGCTCACCCGCCTGCTGGCCCGCTCCCTGGGCGGCTCAGGCATCACCCTCATG GTCGCCTGCATCTCCCCATCCTCGCGCTGCCTCTCGGAGACACTGAGCACGCTGCACTACGCCAGCCGGGCCCGGAGGGTCACCACCAGGCCCCTGGTCAACAGG GTGTCCCGGGAAAAGCTGCTGCAAACCTTGGAGGAAGAAATCCATGCCctgcagctggaaaacctcTCCCTGCGCCAGCAGCTGTGCCTGCCCAGGGTACCGATGAGGAGCACAGAGGTCCCAGGGACCCCGCCAAGGGTGGGGGCATGGCCGGGCTGGGGAGGCAGGTATGGCCCCACAGGGCTGTGTCGCTCCCCTCTTGAAGGGCAGCTCCCATCAGAGGGagccccagcctggcccagccTCTACAGCCTCCTGCGGGACTTTGTGGTGGAGAATGAGCAGCTGAG gcagccctggctgtcCCCAGACCCCAGCGGTGACATCCCAGCTGGCCCATCCTGCAGAGCCACCTGCAGCTCCTGTCACGGCCAGCCACCACTCCAGAGTGCCCGCGCCCCCCGTGTGCCCCCTGGCCACCCCACCAGGCTCCGGCAGCCCGACGTGACACCCACCTCTGGCCCCCGGCTGCCGGTGAGCATGGGGGGCCCTTGGCTCCGCGGGTGTCCTCATGTGGGGCCGTGCCCACGGCAGGGTGAGGATGCACAAACCACCCACCCGCTGCTACCCCCTCTTGCAgaagctgcctcctgcctctggCCGCCCCAGCTGCCCAGGgtgcccccagtgctgcccCGGGCTGGCCGATGCCACCGTGCCCCAGGTACGGCCCTGGGGTTCTCACCAGAGGGGGGTGGCACAGCGTGGCACAGCAGCCTCACTGCTCTGCTCACCCCCAGGCGCTGCCAGGGCCCCCCGCACCGCAGCCGGTCCCCGCCGAGGGAAGCGCCGGCGTTCTGCCACCTGGCCAGGAGGACACGGCTCTGCCTGGCTCCCACCAGCTCCCCGGGCAcccccagccacagcagggGAAGCG GAGCCGGGGCAGGAGCACGAACTCATCTCAACGGCGCCCACTCCCCCGGGAGCTGCCAGGCCCCGAGCGCTGTCCCAGTCCCGAGGGAAGGGTCATCCCTTCGGCACCACCATGGCCGGGATTGCCGGAGCCGAGAG CAGCTGCCGGCGCCGTCCCTCTCCTCCAGTGGGAAGAGGCACTGGACTGGCTGGCGGAGCAGATCTGAGCggctgcagccacagctgcGCCGAGGATGGGGCCAGCAGCGGGGACCTGGCACAGCCCACGCACAGCTATACCCGGGAGGACAAGCACAGCCCTCGGGGACACAGGGATCTCGGACTACGAGCACCGCACAGACCACaggatggatggacagacagatggacagGGCTCTCCAGCCTGCACGGCACTCACAGTTTATTTCTGCCTAG
- the KIF12 gene encoding kinesin-like protein KIF12 isoform X6: MEPEGERGWEPRPGARPKTVPRGQERPPRGSAGTGGPREPGAAVGPSALAPGVPAGTSPGWGAPTTPPPSVPQRSPGEEREGPVAGRETRLRVVLRVRPLTCREARRGDRPVVHSLGDGTVHVSAARHDATFGFSAVFDAGASQEAVFEGSGMRQLVELAIDGFSCTVFAFGQTGSGKTYTLMGPPTQSETQPAAPGMLGLMQRSFACLLEQSRSRGSDLALSASYLEIYNEQVSACLAAQPGPAGTLCLRSPTASPPPYSQVRDLLSPGPPCSLPLRWSKTRGFYVENQLSVDFESLEAISDLLQQGSQRRRTSAHTLNRHSSRSHALLTIHVCSRAPSACPSKQGMLCFVDLAGSERVKETGSSGELSVEANNINRSLLALGHCISLLAKPRGKRMHIPYRDSKLTRLLARSLGGSGITLMVACISPSSRCLSETLSTLHYASRARRVTTRPLVNRVSREKLLQTLEEEIHALQLENLSLRQQLCLPRVPMRSTEVPGTPPRVGAWPGWGGRYGPTGLCRSPLEGQLPSEGAPAWPSLYSLLRDFVVENEQLRQPWLSPDPSGDIPAGPSCRATCSSCHGQPPLQSARAPRVPPGHPTRLRQPDVTPTSGPRLPVSMGGPWLRGCPHVGPCPRQGEDAQTTHPLLPPLAEAASCLWPPQLPRVPPVLPRAGRCHRAPGTALGFSPEGGGTAWHSSLTALLTPRRCQGPPHRSRSPPREAPAFCHLARRTRLCLAPTSSPGTPSHSRGSGAGAGARTHLNGAHSPGSCQAPSAVPVPREGSSLRHHHGRDCRSRELPAPSLSSSGKRHWTGWRSRSERLQPQLRRGWGQQRGPGTAHAQLYPGGQAQPSGTQGSRTTSTAQTTGWMDRQMDRALQPARHSQFISA; encoded by the exons GGACCGCGCGAGCCCGGCGCGGCCGTGGGCCCCTCTGCCCTGGCCCCTGGGGTCCCTGCGGGCACGTCCCCCGGCTGGGGagcacccaccaccccaccGCCCTCTGTTCCCCAAAGGAGTCCCGGAGAGGAGCGGGAGGGCCCCGTGGCGGGCAGAGAGACGCGCCTGAGAGTGGTGCTGAG GGTGCGGCCACTGACCTGCAGGGAGGCGCGGCGAGGAGACCGGCCGGTTGTGCACAGCCTTGGCGACGGCACCGTCCAC GTGAGCGCGGCCAGGCACGATGCCACCTTCGGGTTCAGCGCCGTGTTCGACGCGGGAGCCTCGCAGGAGGCCGTGTTCGAGGGCAGCGGGATGAGGCAGCTGGTGGAGCTGGCGATAGACGG CTTCTCCTGCACCGTCTTTGCCTTCGGGCAGACCGGCTCAGGGAAGACCTACACCCTGAtgggaccccccacccag AGCGAGACCCAGCCGGCGgccccagggatgctggggcTGATGCAGAGGTCCTTCGCCTGCCTCCTGGAGCAGAGCCGGAGCCGCGGCTCTGACCTGGCTCTCAGTGCCTCCTACCTGGAGATCTATAACGAGCAGGTAAGCgcctgcctggctgctcagCCAGGCCCTGCTGGCACCCTATGCCTCCGCTCCCCCACTGCCTCCCCTCCGCCGTACTCCCAGGTCCGGGACCTGCTGAGCCCGGGACCACCGTGCTCCCTGCCCCTGCGGTGGAGCAAAACCCGTGGCTTCTACGTGGAGAACCAGCTCAGTGTGGACTTTGAGAGCCTGGAGGCCATCAGTGACCTGCTCCAGCAAG GATCGCAGAGGCGACGGACCTCAGCGCACACCCTCAACAGGCACTCGAGCCGCAGCCACGCTCTTCTGACCATCCACGTCTGCAGCCGGGCT CCCAGTGCCTGCCCCAGCAAGCAGGGCATGCTGTGCTTCGTGGACCTGGCCGGCAGTGAGCGGGTGAAGGAGACCGGCTCCAGCGGGGAGCTCTCCGTGGAGGCCAACAACATCAACCGCAGCCTCCTGGCACTGG GACACTGCATCTCTCTGTTGGCCAAACCCCGAGGGAAGCGGATGCATATCCCCTACCGGGACAGCAAGCTCACCCGCCTGCTGGCCCGCTCCCTGGGCGGCTCAGGCATCACCCTCATG GTCGCCTGCATCTCCCCATCCTCGCGCTGCCTCTCGGAGACACTGAGCACGCTGCACTACGCCAGCCGGGCCCGGAGGGTCACCACCAGGCCCCTGGTCAACAGG GTGTCCCGGGAAAAGCTGCTGCAAACCTTGGAGGAAGAAATCCATGCCctgcagctggaaaacctcTCCCTGCGCCAGCAGCTGTGCCTGCCCAGGGTACCGATGAGGAGCACAGAGGTCCCAGGGACCCCGCCAAGGGTGGGGGCATGGCCGGGCTGGGGAGGCAGGTATGGCCCCACAGGGCTGTGTCGCTCCCCTCTTGAAGGGCAGCTCCCATCAGAGGGagccccagcctggcccagccTCTACAGCCTCCTGCGGGACTTTGTGGTGGAGAATGAGCAGCTGAG gcagccctggctgtcCCCAGACCCCAGCGGTGACATCCCAGCTGGCCCATCCTGCAGAGCCACCTGCAGCTCCTGTCACGGCCAGCCACCACTCCAGAGTGCCCGCGCCCCCCGTGTGCCCCCTGGCCACCCCACCAGGCTCCGGCAGCCCGACGTGACACCCACCTCTGGCCCCCGGCTGCCGGTGAGCATGGGGGGCCCTTGGCTCCGCGGGTGTCCTCATGTGGGGCCGTGCCCACGGCAGGGTGAGGATGCACAAACCACCCACCCGCTGCTACCCCCTCTTGCAgaagctgcctcctgcctctggCCGCCCCAGCTGCCCAGGgtgcccccagtgctgcccCGGGCTGGCCGATGCCACCGTGCCCCAGGTACGGCCCTGGGGTTCTCACCAGAGGGGGGTGGCACAGCGTGGCACAGCAGCCTCACTGCTCTGCTCACCCCCAGGCGCTGCCAGGGCCCCCCGCACCGCAGCCGGTCCCCGCCGAGGGAAGCGCCGGCGTTCTGCCACCTGGCCAGGAGGACACGGCTCTGCCTGGCTCCCACCAGCTCCCCGGGCAcccccagccacagcagggGAAGCG GAGCCGGGGCAGGAGCACGAACTCATCTCAACGGCGCCCACTCCCCCGGGAGCTGCCAGGCCCCGAGCGCTGTCCCAGTCCCGAGGGAAGGGTCATCCCTTCGGCACCACCATGGCCGGGATTGCCGGAGCCGAGAG CTGCCGGCGCCGTCCCTCTCCTCCAGTGGGAAGAGGCACTGGACTGGCTGGCGGAGCAGATCTGAGCggctgcagccacagctgcGCCGAGGATGGGGCCAGCAGCGGGGACCTGGCACAGCCCACGCACAGCTATACCCGGGAGGACAAGCACAGCCCTCGGGGACACAGGGATCTCGGACTACGAGCACCGCACAGACCACaggatggatggacagacagatggacagGGCTCTCCAGCCTGCACGGCACTCACAGTTTATTTCTGCCTAG
- the KIF12 gene encoding kinesin-like protein KIF12 isoform X8 — MEPEGERGWEPRPGARPKTVPRGQERPPRGSAGTGGPREPGAAVGPSALAPGVPAGTSPGWGAPTTPPPSVPQRSPGEEREGPVAGRETRLRVVLRVRPLTCREARRGDRPVVHSLGDGTVHVSAARHDATFGFSAVFDAGASQEAVFEGSGMRQLVELAIDGFSCTVFAFGQTGSGKTYTLMGPPTQSETQPAAPGMLGLMQRSFACLLEQSRSRGSDLALSASYLEIYNEQVSACLAAQPGPAGTLCLRSPTASPPPYSQVRDLLSPGPPCSLPLRWSKTRGFYVENQLSVDFESLEAISDLLQQGSQRRRTSAHTLNRHSSRSHALLTIHVCSRAPSACPSKQGMLCFVDLAGSERVKETGSSGELSVEANNINRSLLALGHCISLLAKPRGKRMHIPYRDSKLTRLLARSLGGSGITLMVACISPSSRCLSETLSTLHYASRARRVTTRPLVNRVSREKLLQTLEEEIHALQLENLSLRQQLCLPRVPMRSTEVPGTPPRVGAWPGWGGRYGPTGLCRSPLEGQLPSEGAPAWPSLYSLLRDFVVENEQLRQPWLSPDPSGDIPAGPSCRATCSSCHGQPPLQSARAPRVPPGHPTRLRQPDVTPTSGPRLPVSMGGPWLRGCPHVGPCPRQGEDAQTTHPLLPPLAEAASCLWPPQLPRVPPVLPRAGRCHRAPGAARAPRTAAGPRRGKRRRSATWPGGHGSAWLPPAPRAPPATAGEAEPGQEHELISTAPTPPGAARPRALSQSRGKGHPFGTTMAGIAGAESSCRRRPSPPVGRGTGLAGGADLSGCSHSCAEDGASSGDLAQPTHSYTREDKHSPRGHRDLGLRAPHRPQDGWTDRWTGLSSLHGTHSLFLPS; from the exons GGACCGCGCGAGCCCGGCGCGGCCGTGGGCCCCTCTGCCCTGGCCCCTGGGGTCCCTGCGGGCACGTCCCCCGGCTGGGGagcacccaccaccccaccGCCCTCTGTTCCCCAAAGGAGTCCCGGAGAGGAGCGGGAGGGCCCCGTGGCGGGCAGAGAGACGCGCCTGAGAGTGGTGCTGAG GGTGCGGCCACTGACCTGCAGGGAGGCGCGGCGAGGAGACCGGCCGGTTGTGCACAGCCTTGGCGACGGCACCGTCCAC GTGAGCGCGGCCAGGCACGATGCCACCTTCGGGTTCAGCGCCGTGTTCGACGCGGGAGCCTCGCAGGAGGCCGTGTTCGAGGGCAGCGGGATGAGGCAGCTGGTGGAGCTGGCGATAGACGG CTTCTCCTGCACCGTCTTTGCCTTCGGGCAGACCGGCTCAGGGAAGACCTACACCCTGAtgggaccccccacccag AGCGAGACCCAGCCGGCGgccccagggatgctggggcTGATGCAGAGGTCCTTCGCCTGCCTCCTGGAGCAGAGCCGGAGCCGCGGCTCTGACCTGGCTCTCAGTGCCTCCTACCTGGAGATCTATAACGAGCAGGTAAGCgcctgcctggctgctcagCCAGGCCCTGCTGGCACCCTATGCCTCCGCTCCCCCACTGCCTCCCCTCCGCCGTACTCCCAGGTCCGGGACCTGCTGAGCCCGGGACCACCGTGCTCCCTGCCCCTGCGGTGGAGCAAAACCCGTGGCTTCTACGTGGAGAACCAGCTCAGTGTGGACTTTGAGAGCCTGGAGGCCATCAGTGACCTGCTCCAGCAAG GATCGCAGAGGCGACGGACCTCAGCGCACACCCTCAACAGGCACTCGAGCCGCAGCCACGCTCTTCTGACCATCCACGTCTGCAGCCGGGCT CCCAGTGCCTGCCCCAGCAAGCAGGGCATGCTGTGCTTCGTGGACCTGGCCGGCAGTGAGCGGGTGAAGGAGACCGGCTCCAGCGGGGAGCTCTCCGTGGAGGCCAACAACATCAACCGCAGCCTCCTGGCACTGG GACACTGCATCTCTCTGTTGGCCAAACCCCGAGGGAAGCGGATGCATATCCCCTACCGGGACAGCAAGCTCACCCGCCTGCTGGCCCGCTCCCTGGGCGGCTCAGGCATCACCCTCATG GTCGCCTGCATCTCCCCATCCTCGCGCTGCCTCTCGGAGACACTGAGCACGCTGCACTACGCCAGCCGGGCCCGGAGGGTCACCACCAGGCCCCTGGTCAACAGG GTGTCCCGGGAAAAGCTGCTGCAAACCTTGGAGGAAGAAATCCATGCCctgcagctggaaaacctcTCCCTGCGCCAGCAGCTGTGCCTGCCCAGGGTACCGATGAGGAGCACAGAGGTCCCAGGGACCCCGCCAAGGGTGGGGGCATGGCCGGGCTGGGGAGGCAGGTATGGCCCCACAGGGCTGTGTCGCTCCCCTCTTGAAGGGCAGCTCCCATCAGAGGGagccccagcctggcccagccTCTACAGCCTCCTGCGGGACTTTGTGGTGGAGAATGAGCAGCTGAG gcagccctggctgtcCCCAGACCCCAGCGGTGACATCCCAGCTGGCCCATCCTGCAGAGCCACCTGCAGCTCCTGTCACGGCCAGCCACCACTCCAGAGTGCCCGCGCCCCCCGTGTGCCCCCTGGCCACCCCACCAGGCTCCGGCAGCCCGACGTGACACCCACCTCTGGCCCCCGGCTGCCGGTGAGCATGGGGGGCCCTTGGCTCCGCGGGTGTCCTCATGTGGGGCCGTGCCCACGGCAGGGTGAGGATGCACAAACCACCCACCCGCTGCTACCCCCTCTTGCAgaagctgcctcctgcctctggCCGCCCCAGCTGCCCAGGgtgcccccagtgctgcccCGGGCTGGCCGATGCCACCGTGCCCCAG GCGCTGCCAGGGCCCCCCGCACCGCAGCCGGTCCCCGCCGAGGGAAGCGCCGGCGTTCTGCCACCTGGCCAGGAGGACACGGCTCTGCCTGGCTCCCACCAGCTCCCCGGGCAcccccagccacagcagggGAAGCG GAGCCGGGGCAGGAGCACGAACTCATCTCAACGGCGCCCACTCCCCCGGGAGCTGCCAGGCCCCGAGCGCTGTCCCAGTCCCGAGGGAAGGGTCATCCCTTCGGCACCACCATGGCCGGGATTGCCGGAGCCGAGAG CAGCTGCCGGCGCCGTCCCTCTCCTCCAGTGGGAAGAGGCACTGGACTGGCTGGCGGAGCAGATCTGAGCggctgcagccacagctgcGCCGAGGATGGGGCCAGCAGCGGGGACCTGGCACAGCCCACGCACAGCTATACCCGGGAGGACAAGCACAGCCCTCGGGGACACAGGGATCTCGGACTACGAGCACCGCACAGACCACaggatggatggacagacagatggacagGGCTCTCCAGCCTGCACGGCACTCACAGTTTATTTCTGCCTAGCTAG